The following are encoded together in the Babesia microti strain RI chromosome II, complete genome genome:
- a CDS encoding Elongation factor Tu GTP binding domain (overlaps_old_locusTagID:BBM_II01065) produces the protein MHICRIDIAKHINRTKTFTNYCNIRFHSIKPPNSPSLKGSKSAFIPYETCDIRNIGIMAHVDAGKTTLSESVLYLANEISCMGNIDDGTTQLDFMPLEQERGITIRSAFSTFRWRNNLINLIDTPGHSDFSLDVYRAMEVIDGCILVIDGSRNVEAQTIHIYSKLPKDIPLIIFVNKLDREGVLLNSNVKNIGHRLKCNPVAMVSILNNGNVVDLLANDRLIDDEIKSSIDCLKNKLVELDDELANLYINDAKLNNLDIENALIRQLQKGAVTPVFGGSAIKNNGISILLDYICKLIPNPMKSARDGPCNILRTSNNKSVESTTSAACYIFKIVIDKKKRLNCFIRMCYGELKANDKFRNSTTNSTIKIEYIFKVKGSEHIKVDRLISGDIGMIYSTNDDLRAGQYLISGKDMNSVLDSDKFLSYGLTTSQAPPVCFATLDCPRGVSERNLLNCVKLMSIEDPSITINYNPNEQDNLSIGALGELHLEIFLERLLREYGIKAKLGPIQISYKERVTESLDFEYECEGVHMKVFLNPLELPNMEKYKEISKEGISRKFSLSSYWDQDYQSQIHINLSSNSNDRKSSSLTINEDKHTINELLDTAHNSLCNGPLKGSQIVTTKLTLILLSQNVSSPILKKHVNLAIKQALESCKVELMEPIMRLDINTQVEYLGNITSHLTANVDAEIWQVNHHPFDGQSVDIIAVAKLSKLHGIAGRIKSLGRGHTIFSMLPIGYTFTDDNITSCSTYT, from the exons ATGCACATCTGTAGGATAGATATCGCAAAACACATAAATCGCACCAAAACATTCACAAATTACTGTAATATTCGATTTCACTCAATTAAACCCCCAAATAGTCCCTCACTAAAGGGCAGCAAGTCAGCATTCATACCATATGAAA cCTGCGACATTAGGAACATAGGAATTATGGCGCATGTAGACGCTGGTAAAACTACTTTATCAGAGTCAGTTTTATACCTTGCAAATGAGATATCCTGCATGGGTAATATCGACGATGGAACGACTCAACTCGACTTTATGCCGTTG GAACAGGAAAGGGGGATAACAATCAGATCTGCCTTTTCCACTTTTAGATGGCgaaacaatttgattaacTTAATAGATACGCCAGGACATTCCGATTTCTCTTTGGATGTTTACCGTGCAATGGAGGTTATAGATGGCTGTATACTTGTAATCGATGGATCACGGAATGTTGAGGCCCAAacaattcatatttattccAAGTTACCTAAAGATATTCCgttgattatatttgtcaataaGTTAGATAGGGAGGGAGTTTTGTTG AATTCTaatgtcaaaaatattggACATAGACTCAAATGCAATCCAGTAGCAATGGTAAGCATTTTAAACAATGGAAATGTCGTGGATTTGCTG GCAAATGATCGGCTGatagatgatgaaattaagaGTTCCAttgattgtttaaaaaataaattagtgGAACTGGATGATGAATTAGCTAATTTGTACATCAACGACGCaaaattgaacaatttgGACATTGAAAATGCGCTAATAAGACAATTACAAAAGGGAGCGG TGACTCCTGTATTTGGCGGGTCTGCTATTAAAAACAATGGCATTTCAATCCTACTAGATTATATATGCAAACTAATTCCAAATCCTATGAAATCAGCCAGGGATGGACCATGTAATATTCTGCGTACTTCTAATAACAAATCAGTAGAATCTACAACGTCAGCTGCCTGttacatattcaaaataGTAATTGATAAGAAGAAGCGCCTAAACTGCTTCATAAGAATGTGTTATG gaGAGTTAAAGGCCAATGATAAGTTTAGAAATTCTACCACGAATTCCACTATTAAAATtgagtatatatttaaggTCAAGGGCAGCGAGCATATCAAAGTTGATCGTCTAATTTCTG GGGATATTGGTATGATTTATTCAACTAATGATGATTTGAGAGCAGGGCAATACCTTATTAGCGGAAAAGACATGAATTCGGTGTTAgatagtgataaatttttgtctTACGGATTAACAACTAGTCAAGCACCCCCAGTTTGTTTTGCAACATTAGACTGCCCAAGAG GAGTTTCAGAACGAAACTTACTAAATTGTGTTAAGTTAATGTCAATAGAAGATCCCAGTATCACCATCAATTACAACCCAAATGAGCAAGACAATTTATCCATAGGTGCACTGGGCGAATTGCATctggaaatatttttggaaagATTGCTTAGGGAGTACGGGATAAAAGCGAAATTAGGTccaatacaaatttcatataaG GAAAGGGTGACAGAATCACTAGATTTCGAGTATGAATGTGAAGGTGTTCATATGAAGGTATTTCTAAACCCACTAGAATTGCCAAATATGGAAAAGTACAAGGAAATTAGCAAAGAAGGTATTTCTAGAAAGTTTTCATTATCTTCCTACTGGGATCAAGATTATCAGTCtcaaatacatataaatttatctagCAATTCCAATGATAGAAAATCATCATCACTCACTATTAATGAAGATAAACACACAATTAATGAACTACTAGATACTGCACACAACTCATTATGCAATGGGCCATTAAAAGGAAGTCAAATTGTTACAACAAAACTAACACTAATCCTCCTTTCACAAAATGTTTCATCCCCGATACTGAAGAAACACGTCAATTTAGCTATCAAACAGGCACTAGAATCATGCAAAGTGGAACTTATGGAACCTATTATGCGACTGGATATCAACACACAAGTTGAATATTTGGGCAATATTACTAGTCATTTG ACGGCTAATGTGGACGCTGAGATTTGGCAAGTAAATCACCACCCCTTTGATGGACAGTCAGTTGATATTATTGCAGTG gccaaattatcaaaactGCACGGTATTGCTGGAAGAATTAAATCTCTAGGAAGGG GCcatacaatattttccatGCTACCAATAGGGTATACATTCACTGATGATAACATCACCAGTTGCTCGACTTATACTTGA
- a CDS encoding conserved Plasmodium protein, unknown function (overlaps_old_locusTagID:BBM_II01040) has product MKITGRISIGCRFNHICKNAGHLLSHYYDIRIFCNSNTSNTSDGAKIEAKLVSILDNIKGQYDNLNIDCDRTIGNLSITNQNYLLEGIHNFALNTDKRVIYFGGKSFDVVELVQKISIVQLQNMSELIDKNNKDKLNELMRSSFKITKLLRYISSDELMCNLLKLRSNYYKLSDDLPKKLFLKALMDHMTLGKFVYDRGDNKSIDSYNELTTHIKSQFTKIFDTNFINTDDLITIVKLNSELCDHIKSFPSFVYKNCIKKLCKVKKLSEYQVDEIVQVIISKKFACSTRFMSLFIDNMRYDTLTKLSICELSTFSNYLSITYSNVKPSPRVIKYVDQSLKLKLLNGETNYLREIVNILYFLAKNTYTESESFPLAMSEWIKQDFLTSPAFDAFLDKLIWISLKFQYGNHEVIAKICEISRSNASNYTIIDVVKYLYSLSKYMTKSLKHQNYATCNNNLMNDNKNDGTNNQLLGSIQGYIMELKVIAWNRLNEMEDIQCLSNYLFAVTSTLNDFKIEDYRTIGDRILHLINLKHESVKGEAITQILWSFQKNNILHQQLIVTLSKNFARLLNDMNSGQISLCAQTLSTYSLLDEGLTLPLLEHSKKRLLALNKKGRTSIAEFTKLLSTIWACVTAGCIDKFPQSRGLIRDIFQNYHWQDFIRNSTISTKRQLVHVVIDADIGITNDNEKVSNSIDKRVLDDATNSCHNLDDMAMASISQYKVRRVLSGLNVSFLAESIITTGVVADFELKDRKITLEIDGPCHYNLICEGEALDTDICYGKTMYRYNGKTICRNRLFEKLGYKVISIPWFICHRQGLGDYIKRKLDNIDS; this is encoded by the exons ATGAAAATAACTGGACGCATTAGTATTGGGTGTAGATTCAATCACATATGTAAAAATGCTGGCCATTTATTATCACATTATTATGATATCAGGATATTTTGTAACAGTAATACATCTAATACAAGTGATGGCGCTAAAATTGAGGCCAAACTAGTGTCTATCCTGGATAATATCAAGGGTcaatatgataatttaaatatagattGCGATAGGACAATAGGAAACTTGAGTATCACTAACCAAAATTATCTGCTAGAGGgaatacataattttgcACTCAACACTGACAAAAgggttatatattttggaGGCAAATCATTTGATGTTGTGGAGCTggtacaaaaaatatcaattgtaCAGCTCCAAAACATGAGCGAattgattgataaaaataataaagaCAAGTTAAATGAGCTCATGCGATCTAGTTTTAAAATAACTAAACTTTTGAGGTACATTTCTAGTGATGAATTGATGTGCAATTTGTTAAAACTTAgatcaaattattacaaattgagTGACgatttgccaaaaaaattgttctTAAAGGCGTTAATGGACCATATGACACtgggtaaatttgtttatgATAGGGGCGATAATAAAAGCATTGATTCATACAACGAATTGACAACGCATATTAAATCACAATtcactaaaatatttgatactAACTTCATCAATACTGATgatttaattacaattgtCAAACTAAATTCAGAATTATGTGAccatataaaatcattccCATCCTTtgtttacaaaaattgtatcaaGAAACTTTGTAAagtaaaaaaattaagtgAGTATCAAGTGGATGAGATTGTACAAGTAATTATCAGCAAGAAATTTGCTTGTTCCACGCGATTTATGTCTctatttattgataacaTGAGATATGACACGCTTACAAAGTTGAGTATATGTGAATTATCTACTTTTTCTAATTACCTTTCGATTACTTATTCCAATGTTAAACCTAGTCCAAGAGTAATTAAGTATGTTGATCAATCACTCAAATTGAAGCTTCTAAATGGcgaaacaaattatttacgGGAGATAGTCAATATTTTGTACTTTTTGGCAAAAAACACATATACTGAATCTGAATCATTCCCCTTAGCAATGAGTGAGTGGATCAAACAAGATTTCCTAACATCTCCAGCATTTGACGCATTTTTGGATAAGTTGATATGGATATCATTAAAGTTTCAATATGGAAATCATGAAGTTATCGCAAAAATATGTGAAATATCACGATCTAATGCTTCAAATTATACCATTATTGACGTTGTCAAGTATTTATACTCCCTCTCCAAGTACATGACTAAGTCACTCaaacatcaaaattatGCCACTTGtaacaataatttaatgaatgataataaaaatgatggtaccaataatcaattgttgGGTTCAATACAGGGTTACATAATGGAATTGAAAGTTATTGCATGGAACAGATTGAATGAAATGGAAGATATTCAATGTTTGTCAAATTACTTATTTGCTGTGACATCCACACTAAATGACTTTAAGATTGAAGATTATAGGACAATAGGTGATAGGATATtgcatttaattaatttaaaacaTGAATCCGTTAAGGGTGAAGCCATTACCCAAATCCTCTGGTCTTTTCAAAAAAACAATATCCTACACCAACAATTGATAGTTACATTATCTAAAAACTTTGCAAGATTGCTAAATGACATGAATTCTGGTCAGATAAGCTTATGTGCACAAACACTATCTACTTATTCACTTTTGGATGAGGGTTTAACACTACCATTGCTTGAGCATTCAAAAAAAAGGCTGTTGGCGCTTAACAAGAAAGGTAGGACCTCTATTGCCgaatttaccaaattattatcaacaatttgggCATGTGTAACTGCTGGTTGTATAGACAAATTTCCACAG agTCGAGGATTGATAAGGGatattttccaaaattatcactggCAGGATTTCATTAGGAACTCTACCATATCCACAAAGAGACAA TTGGTACATGTAGTAATTGATGCGGATATTGGCATAACTAATGACAATGAAAAGGTCTCTAATTCCATAGATAAAAGAGTACTAGATGATGCAACTAACTCTTGCCACAACCTAGACGATATGGCAATGGCATCAATATCACAA TATAAAGTGCGACGAGTGTTAAGTGGATTGAATGTTAGCTTTTTGGCTGAATCAATAATCACAACGGGGGTGGTTGCGGACTTTGAGCTCAAGGATAGGAAGATTACTTTGGAGATTGATGGCCCTTGTCACTACAATTTGATCTG CGAGGGAGAGGCATTAGACACTGACATATGCTATGGCAAAACTATGTATAGATATAATGGGAAAACGATTTGCAGGAATAG aTTATTTGAGAAGCTAGGTTATAAAGTGATTTCAATTCCATGGTTCATTTGCCATAGACAGGGATTGGGGGATTATATAAAACGCAAACTAGACAATATTGACAGCTAA
- a CDS encoding SDO1, SBDS, ribosome maturation protein SDO1 (overlaps_old_locusTagID:BBM_II01050): MALFQPCNQVKIKDVATVRLKLHGQRFEIACYKNKVLDWRSGVKCDIKDVVQSDLIFTNVSKGQVANKKQIEKCFKSLNNDEIVRVILQKGDLQISHEERLQSLQKKFKDVVSILHEMCINPQTGYPLTRTMIEESLKSCGFSCTIDESTKKQALKGFSLLKKEMPEHISRAQIRLRILFSHELTEQVRSFIDKCDVSIENETKNDTCVNSNSFTFTCCPSYYRDLDNFVNKLSPPGTLKIVNHHVKERQTSDIKVPSSETLMISEAKLCSETSTNSPKIKASIDLKNDKVVKCSTCRISFQTSNLFRDHCKSHWHAFNVKRKFKALEPITKEMYDEISIDVANGFLAVDS; this comes from the coding sequence ATGGCCCTGTTTCAGCCATGCAATCAAGTTAAAATAAAAGATGTAGCAACTGTGCGGCTTAAGTTGCATGGGCAAAGATTTGAAATTGCCTGCTACAAAAACAAAGTACTAGATTGGCGTTCAGGCGTAAAATGTGATATTAAGGATGTGGTCCAATCAGACCTAATATTCACAAATGTATCTAAAGGGCAAGTGGCCAATAAGAAGCAGATCGAAAAGTGTTTTAAGTCACTAAACAATGACGAGATCGTTAGGGTTATACTGCAGAAGGGAGATTTGCAAATTAGTCACGAAGAGCGATTACAATCACTGCAAAAAAAGTTCAAAGATGTGgtatcaattttacacGAAATGTGTATAAATCCTCAAACTGGGTATCCTCTCACCCGCACAATGATTGAGGAATCTCTTAAGAGCTGTGGGTTTTCGTGTACAATCGATGAATCTACTAAAAAACAGGCGCTCAAAGGATTTTCGTTGTTAAAAAAGGAAATGCCAGAACATATATCTCGCGCTCAAATAAGACTAAGAATTTTGTTCTCCCACGAACTCACTGAGCAAGTAAGATCTTTCATAGATAAATGTGATGTAAgtattgaaaatgaaacGAAGAATGATACATGCGTTAACTCTAATAGTTTTACCTTTACCTGCTGCCCCAGCTATTATAGAGACTTGGATAACTTTGTCAACAAATTATCTCCTCCTGGTACTCTGAAAATAGTCAACCATCACGTAAAGGAGCGCCAGACAAGCGATATCAAAGTTCCATCATCTGAAACGTTAATGATTAGTGAAGCTAAGCTCTGCAGTGAAACTTCCACAAATTCGCCCAAAATTAAAGCCAGCATTGACCTTAAAAACGACAAAGTAGTAAAATGTTCAACTTGTAGAATATCATTTCAAACCAGTAACTTGTTCCGTGATCACTGCAAGAGCCATTGGCATGCTTTTAATGTGAAGAGGAAGTTTAAAGCTTTGGAACCAATTACTAAAGAGATGTACGATGAAATATCTATTGATGTTGCTAACGGATTTCTTGCTGTGGATTcttaa
- a CDS encoding hypothetical protein (overlaps_old_locusTagID:BBM_II01060): protein MHENYKDQIYMECIIDFNAYLIVKIPQFSNTFINNKNFVTELNFLIKYYFDNCINLSELYKIISFTSLLLEYEHNSYNLLLSTFEKIMSNVLKGIDREYTNELVVNILYLILFLNRKGVFWEILHSSNLFLDIVKIMQNFIVSKRCNEETKMCILTIISEVCQHKHISNYLLYATGMCEWLIESIRINSIEVATMSLVCIRDNFITCRSFKLHASYEGINLLVSLVVVKNVTDVTYLVKLLLMIEKCFHMYSDENTITGSNILIFKIMNQSLLLENYYQSITFDSEIDEITTILDEIRNYFCKSNSNNLVKLDPLRLIQAIKDNGKISSKHAKQIGFEIILISNSFIFAIRPFLIEFNEETFELLHTIIICICVNNSFTPSIVNKIDENDAIFDKIYNIFKKTTLDTWKWLLNQNSYLRIKRKLIYSFIKQLIIKIDILDRYKCLYMIFSYFNVEKSLSLIKGHQNIFNQYNQWNIGEGECDTYTILVPLFVKKIIPLCIKYFMVKPLKFENEIGISFRHLYNVTLWTTNELVKNNIQIEVDRSKAVLLSLSDIISFSLSSERQIQLNSFYFIAIIIKLTYITNKNALNHNYLLSEFDKLLSLISKVSNMAHSLASTALLVRINNDFDVFRHIEDDTNNYFRKLFQGQKVTNMDPNANNSKKLTLTWTTWNKYFDNNLIVNNLAMDTMLALVESQVFTGLFIEIYSATSTKLCVLNCTYLVEMIFDQQIRKEYNNMKWIMLYTKEINLAICLSQFIRQAIDILFSDWWFTSYPFDMLEEYQQSLFKFLNPDT, encoded by the exons ATGCACGAGAATTACAAAGACCAGATATATATGGaatgtataattgattttaacGCCTATTTGATTGTGAAGATACCTCAATTCtcaaatacatttattaat AATAAGAATTTTGTTACAGAATTAAACTTCTTAATAAAGTACTATTTCGATAATTGTATCAATTTATCTGAActttataaaataatatcattcaCGAGCCTACTATTGGAATATGAACACAATAGTTACAATTTACTATTAAGTACATTTGAGAAGATAATGTCAAACGTGTTAAAGGGGATTGATCGGGAGTATACCAATGAATTGGTTGTCAACATACTTTATTTGATCTTGTTCCTGAATAGAAAGGGGGTATTTTGGGAAATCCTCCACTCAAGCAATTTGTTTCTAGACATTGTTAAGataatgcaaaattttatcgtTTCAAAGAGGTGCAATGAGGAGACTAAAATGTGTATTCTCACAATAATTTCCGAAGTTTGTCAACACAAGCACATATCAAACTATCTACTATATGCCACTGGAATGTGCGAATGGTTAATCGAATCCATTCGCATAAATAGCATTGAAGTGGCTACAATGTCACTAGTGTGCATAAGAGATAATTTCATTACCTGTAGAAGCTTCAAACTACACGCCAGTTATG AAGGGATTAATTTGCTAGTCTCCCTAGTCGttgttaaaaatgtcaCTGATGTTACGTATTTAGTCAAGTTATTATTGATGATAGAAAAGTGTTTTCACATGTATTCA GATGAAAACACCATTACTGGAAgtaatatattgatttttaaaatcatgAACCAATCGTTGTTGCtagaaaattattatcagTCGATTACATTTGATTctgaaattgatgaaatcaCTACCATTTTAGATGAAATAAGGAACTATTTTTGTAAGTCGAATtccaataatttagtaaaaTTAGATCCTTTGCG TTTAATACAGGCGATTAAGGATAATGGAAAGATTAGTAGTAAGCACGCAAAACAGATAGgatttgaaataatactaatttccaattcatttattttcGCAATACGACCCtttttaattgaatttaacGAGGAAACATTTGAATTGCTTCATACcataatcatttgtatatgtGTAAACAATTCCTTTACACCTTCCATTGTTAATAAA ATCGATGAGAATGATGccatatttgataaaatttacaatatattcaaGAAAACAACTCTAGACACTTGGAAGTGGTTGCTAAACCAAAATAGTTACTTAAGAATCAAACGAAAGCTAATATATTCCTTTATCAAGCAGTTAATCATCAAAATAGATATTTTGGATAGATATAAATGCTTGTACATG ATATTTAGTTACTTTAACGTTGAAAAGAGTCTTTCACTAATAAAAGGACACCAGAACATATTCAATCAATACAATCAATGGAATATAGGGGAGGGCGAATGTGACACATATACCATATTGGTTCCTCTGTTTGTAAAAAAGATTATACCTCTATgcataaaatatttcatgGTTAAGCCCCTGAAATTTGAAAACGAAATTGGAATATCATTTAGACACTTATATAATGTTACTTTATGGACTACAAATGAGCTTGTTAAGAACAACATACAAATTGAGGTGGACAGATCGAAAGCTGTATTGCTGTCACTCTCagatataatatcattttcttTGAGTTCAGAAAGACAAATACAACTAAATTCATTCTATTTCATCgctataataataaaactGACCTATATAACCAATAAAAATGCActaaatcacaattatCTGTTATcagaatttgataaattactttCACTCAT TAGTAAAGTTTCAAATATGGCACATTCATTGGCATCAACTGCATTGTTAGTGAGGATAAACAACGATTTTGATGTTTTTAGACATATAGAA GatgatacaaataattattttcgAAAGTTATTCCAAGGTCAGAAAGTGACAAACATGGATCCCAATGCAAATAACTCAAAAAAGCTCACACTAACTTGGACGACAtggaataaatattttgataacaatttgattgtgAACAACTTGGCCATGGATACGATGTTAGCACTTGTAGAATCTCAGGTATTTACTGGTTTA TTTATCGAAATATATTCAGCAACATCAACTAAGTTATGTGTGCTAAATTGTACTTATCTCGTGGAAATGATTTTTGACCAACAGATTAGGAAGGAATACAACAATATGAAATGGATCATGTTGTATACCAAGGAAATTAACTTGGCAATTTGTCTATCGCAATTTATACGGCAGGCAATAgacattttatttag TGACTGGTGGTTTACCAGTTATCCGTTTGATATGCTGGAG GAGTATCAACAATCCctattcaaatttttaaaccCAGATACATAA
- a CDS encoding hypothetical protein (overlaps_old_locusTagID:BBM_II01055), which yields MSNRNVSLFCLKLLNENVEMLSTRQHDNILHKQIISQYDICCHCLSDLMISSTPVYIKYDILAKFLKYVNVLSAGDIRNPLIYLSYDINFFTSSVSKSQN from the coding sequence ATGTCTAATAGAAATGTGTCTTTATTTTGTCTAAAACTGCTGAACGAAAATGTAGAAATGTTATCAACACGTCAACACGACAACATACTTCACAAGCAAATAATTAGTCAATATGATATTTGTTGTCACTGTTTATCAGatttaatgatatcatCGACTCCAGTTTATATAAAGTACGATATTCTTGCGAAATTCCTCAAATATGTAAACGTTTTATCTGCGGGTGACATTAGGAACCCCTTAATTTACTTGTCATACGATATCAATTTCTTCACAAGTTCAGTAAGTAAATCACAGAATTAA
- a CDS encoding hypothetical protein (overlaps_old_locusTagID:BBM_II01035), with protein sequence MHDPPSALFSAYYYTHNRVMYNGIVIALFMCIYYANLSRCEFSNESIVESVVEVGDKRYNVTCICPKGVDSLDEMLQFDDINQCLAVKVKIRKNSYVMDQVLKDVIDNFASMPKDRYDYVKNSHFSSMDPRTRHLSYFSPGGDLGDFIILLSNIINTKPWNDESVSNVFNAYLSTLPPTRQFYHCTDIQASNNIAQDLGLESIDLTNVPKEFQDKTLDRLIKSKNVGDFFIKKLIDNPHIFGISTHLIHLILKCFYKLLWDKKHNLNHKLLLEVLVGEFDPKLFVEVSSIKQCEISGILPKTLSKIKDFQTIVYSESASHYRRREMAKFANRYFNENYSQTIDKLDYHTFKLIDEFGKQLGHSLPFIQLTLT encoded by the exons ATGCATGACCCTCCTTCCGCCCTATTTAGTGCCTATTATTATACACACAATCGCGTCATGTATAACGGCATTGTTATCGCATTATttatgtgtatatattatgcCAATTTGTCGCGATGTGAGTTCAGTAATGAGTCCATTGTTGAGAGTGTGGTTGAAGTTGGAGACAAAAGGTACAATGTCACTTGTATTTGTCCAAAAG GGGTTGATAGTCTAGATGAAATGCTccaatttgatgatataaatcAGTG tttgGCCGTAAAAGTCAAAATTAGGAAAAATTCATATGTCATGGATCAGGTACTTAAGGATgttattgacaatttcGCTAGTATGCCAAAGGATAGATATGACTATGTAAAGAATAGTCATTTTTCCTCTATGGATCCCAGGACAAGGCATCTTTCTTATTTCAGCCCAG GAGGAGACCTAGGAGATTTCATAATTCTGCTATCCAATATCATCAACACTAAGCCATGGAACGACGAATCAGTGTCTAATGTGTTTAATGCATATTTAAGTACATTGCCGCCCACTAGACAATTTTACCACTGCACTGATATTCAAGCATCTAATAATATCGCACAAGACTTAGGATTG GAATCTATAGATCTAACCAATGTACCCAAGGAATTTCAAGATAAAACACTAGATAGATTGATCAAATCTAAGAAT gtgggggatttttttatcaaaaaactAATAGATAACCCTCATATATTTGGCATATCTACACATCTGATCCATTTGATATTGAAAtgtttttacaaattattatggGACAAAAAACATAATCTTAATCACAAATTGCTACTTGAGGTACTTGTTGGGGAGTTTGACCCCAAATTGTTTGTTGAAGTATCTTCTATCAAACAG TGTGAAATAAGTGGAATATTGCCAAAAACTCTCTCCAAAATAAAAGATTTTCAAACAATAGTGTATTCTGAGTCTGCATCGCATTATCGCAGAAGGGAGATGGCCAAATTCGCCAACAGATACTTCAACGAAAATTACTCACAGACAATAGACAAACTAGATTACCACA CTTTCAAGttaattgatgaatttggcAAGCAATTAGGTCACAGTCTACCCTTTATACAACTTACATTgacataa
- a CDS encoding CXXC1, SPP1, CPS40 (overlaps_old_locusTagID:BBM_II01045), translated as MEGIEYYIDDMITLPGFVHRHLALMRELDQRAYEAQLKANELELEYFKLDVSQHSGINFSDKKANSGVGNKDIRNLHDLLNGKVILTPITRPIPDDSSKAIEGINTDISSVNADDSNQNASCNGTRSRSKNSPPTSKDTSVKNATIGKESMTSLVENIQKYRQESVLALREKINVNDQLVCMLKHENERMKHQFDIIYRAMEKNGQLPLELKFKVENGIDLKEEYEIQSASGFSSDCENFKYNKSDTNRMPSKTSTSDTKHSRYLNYDNDKNVTGVYKKSYGESYDDVWDGICPVCNKGEDAQDEFGMVGCDSCNNWFHFHCVNYSNTCRDEPWFCPNCESIR; from the coding sequence ATGGAGGgaattgaatattatattgatgaCATGATCACGCTTCCAGGCTTTGTACACCGTCATCTAGCCCTTATGCGTGAATTGGACCAAAGGGCATATGAAGCGCAATTGAAAGCAAACGAATTGGAACTGGAGTACTTTAAATTGGATGTATCACAGCATTCTGGCATTAATTTTAGCGACAAGAAGGCGAATTCGGGCGTTGGCAATAAGGACATCAGAAACCTACACGACCTATTGAATGGGAAAGTAATACTAACGCCTATAACTAGGCCAATCCCCGATGATAGCAGCAAAGCAATAGAAGGGATTAACACAGACATAAGTTCAGTCAATGCTGATGACTCTAACCAGAATGCCAGTTGCAATGGTACGAGATCTAGGTCTAAAAATAGTCCACCTACATCTAAAGATACTAGCGTTAAAAATGCAACCATTGGAAAAGAATCGATGACAAGCCTTGTggaaaatatacaaaagtATAGGCAAGAGTCTGTACTCGCGCTGAGAGAGAAGATCAACGTTAACGATCAGCTCGTGTGTATGCTAAAGCACGAAAATGAACGGATGAAGCAtcaatttgacattatCTATAGGGCTATGGAGAAAAACGGCCAGTTGCCTCTTGAACTGAAGTTTAAGGTGGAAAATGGGATAGATTTGAAAGAAGAATACGAAATACAGAGTGCTTCAGGATTTTCATCCGACTGTGAAAACTTTAAGTACAATAAAAGCGACACAAATAGAATGCCATCTAAAACTTCCACCTCCGATACAAAACACTCAAGATATTTGAACtatgataatgataaaaatgtgaCTGGTGTGTATAAGAAATCGTATGGTGAAAGTTACGATGATGTGTGGGACGGAATATGTCCCGTTTGCAACAAGGGCGAAGATGCCCAAGACGAATTTGGAATGGTAGGCTGCGATTCCTGCAACAATTGGTTCCATTTTCACTGTGTAAATTACTCCAATACTTGCCGTGATGAACCCTGGTTTTGTCCCAATTGCGAGTCAATCCGTTAA